From a single Candidatus Methylomirabilota bacterium genomic region:
- a CDS encoding DivIVA domain-containing protein, giving the protein MRITPMDIRQQQFTVKMFRGFDTQEVDTFLEDLASDYEALLKENSLLKEQLQALEERTRGLEEREKVLQETLMTTQRLVEEMKENARREA; this is encoded by the coding sequence GTGCGCATCACACCGATGGACATCCGCCAGCAGCAATTCACCGTGAAGATGTTCCGCGGCTTCGACACCCAGGAGGTGGACACCTTCCTGGAGGATCTGGCCTCGGACTACGAGGCGCTCCTCAAGGAGAACTCGCTGCTCAAGGAGCAGCTGCAGGCGCTCGAGGAGCGCACGCGCGGCCTCGAGGAGCGAGAGAAGGTGCTGCAGGAGACCCTGATGACCACGCAGCGGCTCGTGGAGGAGATGAAGGAGAACGCGCGCCGCGAGGCGAG
- a CDS encoding YggT family protein, with product MLGLINLLMNLLHIYSFIIIAAALITWVQPNPYNPIVQFLRRVTEPVLRPVRGLVPPEKLGGLDISPLIVLVVIEYVIPRVLLALLL from the coding sequence ATGCTCGGACTGATCAACCTCCTCATGAACCTGCTGCATATCTACTCCTTCATCATCATCGCGGCGGCCCTCATCACCTGGGTGCAGCCCAATCCCTACAATCCCATCGTCCAGTTCCTGCGGCGGGTGACCGAGCCGGTGCTGCGGCCGGTGCGGGGGCTCGTGCCCCCCGAGAAGCTCGGCGGCCTCGACATCTCGCCCCTCATCGTCCTGGTCGTGATCGAGTACGTGATTCCCCGCGTCTTGCTGGCCTTGCTGCTCTAG